The candidate division KSB1 bacterium region CGCCAACTGGTTGTGCAACGAGTGCAACACCGTAAGTACTCGATCCGCGGTCGCCGGGTCGGGCAGTTCCAATTTGAAACCTAACATGTGCGGCAGATACACAGAGGGTGGAACCAGGTACGGCGCACACACTTCCGTACATGACACCGACACAAAACGCGGCCGGAAAGGCCAGCTCAATCGGCTACAAGGCATCCTCGAGCTCCTCGAAGTTCACAGGCCTCGGCCGGGGCGTGATGTTAAGGAAGTCCGGTGGCAGTGATAGGCGGTCAGGCAATCACAGAGAGTTATCTTGGTCTGTCGGCGTGCGGATGACGGTGAGGAAGGGAGGAAGCTCAGGCGCCACCGTCTTTCAGTTCAACGCTGATGACGTGCAAAACCTTGTCGCCAACATTCACGACATAATGCGGTGGCAGCGGTGCGGACCATAGCACTTTCGGTGGTGTTCGAAACGCTTCTGCAGACCGTGAATCAAGTAGGAGTTCGCCCTTGTCGTCGTAACGAACGAAACCACTCCAGCTCAAGATGTATAGTACAGCAGGCCAGCGATGAGAATGAATGGGCGGCATCTCTCCAGCGTAAATGCAAGTGTCGAGAACTTGCACCTTGTCGTTTACCAGTATTTCGCGGTGGTGACTTGGTGTTGCGATAAGTGCGTCTATGGAATCAGTCATGGCTGCTCTTGGTGTGCTGGGCGTGAGTGAGCACCATCGGTGTGTCACACTCGCCACTGCTTCGATGGTGAAGCAGCCGGACGCGGAGTGGGCGGGCGACCATGCCTATGTTAATGTGGTAATCGAGCGGATCGATCTCGCATGCGTGTCACACCCCGATGGGCGAGTCCTTCCCCAGCTACTTGATGTAGACCGCCTTCTGCCAATGCGAAATCCCACTGGCATTTAGCCGAATGAGGTAGATCCCTGAGGCAGCGGCGCGAGGCATCCAATAGGCGAGATGTCGCCCCGGTGCTTGCGTTTCCTCAACTATCGCTGACACCAACCTGCCCTGCGTGTCATAGATGGCCAGCCACACATAGGCAGTATGGTCAAGGACATAATCGATCGTGGCTTGGCTGTTGAACGGATTCGGGTACACGCTGTGCAGTTCCAGTCGCACCGGTGCCGCGGAAGACGCGTCCGGCACGGTGCCTTGCCCCGCCAATGAGAAGACGGTCATGACCCCCAGATGGTCCGACGTGAAATGAGATCCATCATAGGTGCTGTCCATGACGATGCGCGAACTGTCGGCGAGTAGCAGACCCGGGCTCCTTTGAAAGATGTAATCAATGCGCGATGTTGGAGTCTCCGCCGGAATCGTGAAGCCGCTCTGCCCGGGGTTCATTTCGGCGAAACTATCGAAGAAGACAGTGTCGGTGGCGGATTCCACCAGCAGCAGGATGGCAGCCGATCCGGGCACTGAATTGAAGTCGCCTGCGAGTAGCGCACCAACCGATGAGTAGATCTGCTCGATCTCGCTTATGTACGCCATGACGCCCTGCACCTGCTGAAACGCGGCGTCGCCGCTGAGGTGCGTCGAGAAGGCGTTGACAATTCCCAGCGGCGTGTCTACGCGGTTCCATGCCACTTTTCGCGGGAAGTCTCCACGGGGAAGTGAGCGCGCCCCCTCTTCCAGAACCGGATACTTGGTGACAAATCCCACTCCCTCCGCGAACTGTTCCCAGCCGATGTGCGTCTGCGTGAAATAGTAATGGTATTCGATACCGAAATGGGCGCTCAACGCCTCCGCGACTGTTCGCGCCATATTGTCCTCGCCGTTTCCCCCCAGCGTCTGATTGATCTCCTGTAGACAAATGATGTCCGGATCCAGTTGTTCAAAGAACTGGATCATAAAGAACAGGCGCACTTGCCAATTGCTGCCTGGTCTCATCCCCTGCATATTGTAGGTCACCAATCTCAAGGACTCCTGAGCGAAGAGTCCTGAAGAACACAGCAAGAACATGACAAACCCGATGCCTGCTCTGCAGTGTCTGATCGCTCGTGCCACACAAGGTCTCATGCGCATTTCCTTAAGCAGGGCAAACCCCGCCGGTAAATCTGACGAGAAGGTCCGTGCGCCGTGACAACAAAGGGCACAGGTCGCTCCGCAGGGACAATTGGTGACGTGAGCTACCGTAGGCGATACAGCCGTACTAACGCTCCGCTGCCGGCTTCACCATGATCTTCGCGAAGATGGTTGGGGCGAACAACCCAGGGGCTGCATCAACGTCGCCGAATAGCCCACTCAAAACACAACGACAGTAACACCTCGGTTGTCCTTGGCATAGTACGTACTTCGCGCGAGGGATAGAAGGTGCTCGATCGCTGCCTGAGTCGTCTCGTCGAACATGGAGAACTTCTCTCCCCAAATCACAAACCTGATCTTGCCTGGATTCCGCAGTCGTGCCAGTGTCTTTCTAAGCTCTGGACCAAGCTTGCCACATTGACTGAAAGACGTGTAACCATGGACGATAACCTCGATCTTTGGTTTCGAACTGAGCCTATGGCGTTCAGGCCGACCAGCATTCGCTGACGAGCCTGCGCGACTGTTGGCGTACCCGATTCCACGTTGATGGCGACTGAGGCACTCATGGTAGTTGGATCAGCCGCAAATGCGGTAATGATCTGGCCTGCCTACTGCCTTGTCGGTTTCCTGCTTATGGTTTGCGTAGCTTCGGAATGATCTCCACCGGTCGATATCATGCACTTCGTTCAACCGAAGCGCAAACCACAAGAACAGCACACTCCGACATCAATTGTGACACTACTCTTTGAAGTTGAACCAAGGCCATTCGTGACACAAAAGGACTCGATTGTGTCAAGCCGTCTCACTATCCGCAGTGGAGGAGGCCACCCTGAAGGGTGCTAAGCCTCACTCTTGTCGTGCTTGAATAGCCAATGCCAGGCGATTAGTCCAGACAACAGTGCCACCAACAACACCGAGATCGGGAAGATCCACTCGTTCAGTGGCTCGACAAAGAACGTGTCGAAGCCTTGCCGGAGACGTGCATTGTCGGCAAATGCCATGTGGTACAGGTGCGCGCAGTAGACAGAGAGGACAAATACCTCAATGTACTCCACCATCGATTGAACGCGAGCGATGACGTCAAGATTTTCTGCTGCCTGCATGCTGTTCATCGCCTCCAGAATCGCGCCCATGCTCGTCGCGTCGAAGAACTGGACTGAACCCCATTTTTTGGACACGGCATCCAAGTAAGCTAGGCGGCGGGGAGGGTTTGATTGTATTGAAGTTCACATTCTTCCGGCGGTCGGTAGCCGAGGCTCGAGTGCAGCCGGATGCGATTGTAGTTGTGCTCTAAGAAGTGACCGATTTTGTGCCGTGCCTCTTCGACGGTACGGTACTCGTTCAGATAGACTTCTTCTTTTTTCAGCGTCTTCATGAAGCTTTCCAGGGCCGCATTGTCGTAGGGGTTGCCCTTACGGCTCATGCTGATCTGAAAGCCGTGCTGCTTCAGGAGATCGGTGTAGGCTGGGCAGGCATACTGCACCCCGCGATCACTGTGGTGGATCAGACCGGGTGCCGGTCGTCGTTGCTTCAAAGCCATCTCCAGCGCGGTGATCACCAGACGGGCTTCCAGAGATTTCTCCAGGGCCCAGCCGATCACCCGCCGGGCATAGAGATCGAGGATCGCGGCCAGATAGCAGAAGCCCAGCGGCAGGCGGACATAGGTGATGTCAGCAGCCCAGATCTGATTCGGCGCGGACGGCCACGGGTTTTGATACAGGTTCGGATAGAACGGGAAGGCGTGTTTGCTGTCCGTGGTGATCACGAAGCCGCGTAAGGGCCGCACCAGCAGGTCCGATGCCCGCATGATCTTCAACACCGTCTTGTGGTTGACGAGCTGTCCGTCCCGGTGCAGCGCCGCCGTGATGCGCCGATAGCCATAACTCGTATTGTCCAGGGCGAGTTCTTCAATGCGGTCCTGCAGATCCAGCTCTTGCTGCAACCGTGCTTCGTCCGCAGAAGAACGATAGTAGAACGTACTGCGTGGCAGGCTCATCAACGCGCACCCTTGCCGGATCGTGAGCCGGCCCCGATCTTCCGCAATGCAGCGGCGGCGGTCTGCTGTTCCTTCAGGCGGGCCGTTCTTTTTAGAAAGGTGATCTCATCTTCCTTCTGGCCGACGATCCGTTGCAGTTCGGCGATGTGGGCTTCATCGGCCCGCGTCTGCACCAGCAGCCGTTGCACATCCGGGCCGCCGGTTCCTTCTCCCCCCAAGGAACCGGCACGGTAGGCCTTCGTCCATTCCAAAATACTGTTGGCGGAAACCGAGTGTCTCCTCGCCACCGCGGCCTGACTCTCTCCGGCCAGCACTTCCTGCACCACTCCGAGCCTAAACTCCTCGGTAAATCTCCGTTTCGTACGCGGCATCCACGACTCCTCCTTGTCCTCCCCTTAAGATAACCTTTCTTGGAGACCGTGTCCAGCCTAAGGGGTGCAGCACAGTTTGTGCAAGCAAAAGTGTGCAACAGAAAACAGATAATTGGATTGTGAAGACCATGACTATATTCTTCATGTCTGATTCCTCAAAAAGAATGTGATTCGTCCCTTTTCCTAAGCCAGAATCGACTCTTGATATTCTTACAGACAGGAGAGACCCCTGGCGTTCGTTTAGTTGACCTGTCTGTTCCTACGCAGACGAAGCTCGCACCACACAAAGCACCGAAGCCTGAATCCCGAATCGTGAAACAGGCCAGTCTCGAAAGATATGTGTTTTGCGATCGAGATCACCCGTCAGCGTAGGTGCCCAAAGATACGAATCAGTGCGGGCGAAAGCAAACAAAACAGGTAGGTTAGAAGGGGTTGCGGCGTGGCCAGTGGAGTCTTTGAACGGGCCATTTCCATTGTGCTCGCGTAAGGCCCTGAAAAACAATGCAGAAAGCACGTGCGAAAGACGTGAAGCACATAAATATGACTCGCTCGGTCGCGTTCCCCGGATCCCCGAGAATAGCGCAGTTTCAGAACGGATTTCACCCTCTCGAAATACGCTGCTGATCCCCAGAACCAAGCATCAATACTGCGATTCAAGGCACTCGCGACTGACGACTTGCAATTCCAGTATACGTACAAGAGCAGGCTAACGACCTGCACTTCTATCTCTGGACAGCCGATCACAACCAGCGTCGTCGTAAGTTTCTGATTAGCCTCGCAAGCGCGTGTCCGGCTTCCCAGAGCGGCTCTGGAGGAATTCTATGGACTGTACCCCTCGGACTGGACAGTCAGGGGTTGATTTCGTAGATTAGGGGCGGGGCAACGAAGGAGTCCAGGATGGCACGTCAGAGAAGGGTCTTCAGTCCGGAGTTTAAGCGGCGGGTCGTGGAAGAACTGGAGTCGGGTCAGAGTCAGGCGGCGGTGGCCCGCAAGTATGAAGTGAGTCCACATCTGCTTATGCAGTGGCCGGACGTGGTGCAGGCCGGTCGCGTGGGGGGGGGGACCGGCGATGCGCCGCCAGCGGTGTTGCTGGCGGACCAGCTGATTAAGGGCGAGATCATCCGCAGCAGACGCAGCAGATTCACCTTTTGAGAAAAGGCTGTGACGTGATCGGGCTGGAGCATGGCACCTAACAGGATTTGGAATGAGCCTTGGTGCTACGCAATCCCGCGCCCGGCTGTATCCATCACAGCGATCAAGTCGTGTAGTATGCCTACCACGTCAACATCGATTTGCTCAAGGCGCGGGGCTTTCAGATCAGCATGTCCCGCAAAGGCAACCCGCGCGACAACGCCCAGGCCGAGAGCTTCATGGCCACGCTGAAAAAGGAAGAAGTCTACCTGTCCGACTACGACACGTTCGCAGAGGCACAGGCCCGCCTGCCGCACTTCATCGATCAGGTCTACAATCGCGATCGACGCCACTCGGCCCTCGGATATCTGTCCCCGGTCGAGTTCGAACTCAAATCAAAACAACCCCCAACACCCCATCTAACTCAACACACCTGACTGTCCAGTTTCTGGGGTACACTCCATACACTCCAGGTCCTCGGTAAGCGAAACTGTCGATGGCCCTCTCTACAGT contains the following coding sequences:
- a CDS encoding endonuclease/exonuclease/phosphatase family protein, whose product is MVTYNMQGMRPGSNWQVRLFFMIQFFEQLDPDIICLQEINQTLGGNGEDNMARTVAEALSAHFGIEYHYYFTQTHIGWEQFAEGVGFVTKYPVLEEGARSLPRGDFPRKVAWNRVDTPLGIVNAFSTHLSGDAAFQQVQGVMAYISEIEQIYSSVGALLAGDFNSVPGSAAILLLVESATDTVFFDSFAEMNPGQSGFTIPAETPTSRIDYIFQRSPGLLLADSSRIVMDSTYDGSHFTSDHLGVMTVFSLAGQGTVPDASSAAPVRLELHSVYPNPFNSQATIDYVLDHTAYVWLAIYDTQGRLVSAIVEETQAPGRHLAYWMPRAAASGIYLIRLNASGISHWQKAVYIK
- a CDS encoding IS3 family transposase; protein product: MAEDRGRLTIRQGCALMSLPRSTFYYRSSADEARLQQELDLQDRIEELALDNTSYGYRRITAALHRDGQLVNHKTVLKIMRASDLLVRPLRGFVITTDSKHAFPFYPNLYQNPWPSAPNQIWAADITYVRLPLGFCYLAAILDLYARRVIGWALEKSLEARLVITALEMALKQRRPAPGLIHHSDRGVQYACPAYTDLLKQHGFQISMSRKGNPYDNAALESFMKTLKKEEVYLNEYRTVEEARHKIGHFLEHNYNRIRLHSSLGYRPPEECELQYNQTLPAA
- a CDS encoding transposase — translated: MPRTKRRFTEEFRLGVVQEVLAGESQAAVARRHSVSANSILEWTKAYRAGSLGGEGTGGPDVQRLLVQTRADEAHIAELQRIVGQKEDEITFLKRTARLKEQQTAAAALRKIGAGSRSGKGAR
- a CDS encoding transposase — encoded protein: MARQRRVFSPEFKRRVVEELESGQSQAAVARKYEVSPHLLMQWPDVVQAGRVGGGTGDAPPAVLLADQLIKGEIIRSRRSRFTF
- a CDS encoding transposase — translated: MSRKGNPRDNAQAESFMATLKKEEVYLSDYDTFAEAQARLPHFIDQVYNRDRRHSALGYLSPVEFELKSKQPPTPHLTQHT